A genomic stretch from Setaria italica strain Yugu1 chromosome VII, Setaria_italica_v2.0, whole genome shotgun sequence includes:
- the LOC101765763 gene encoding scarecrow-like protein 33, with the protein MATTPDELFVEGLTEMSPQSPSVFLDVFSPKPDDRSEGCHHVPSDMMLPYISRMLMEDDIDDKPADHPALLQVQQPFAQILSSPSFGSNHGDTEGANDLLQDSSGDERTLHLALSKGTFAVGAFLKGMKEANMLLPIANNGFRRDELVNQMVSESSNHSGAKKRYARDDHIEEGEARRTSKSLMRIKEPKDICAHEMLDDMMLRGTEPCIIRCMEKLRIAMANGTEKTTRKGSRNAVAKNVVDIRTKLILCAQAVAANDDMTARELLKQIKRHASETGDVTQRLAQCFAKGLEARLVGMGSQVWQLRTADRLRPTTVEFLKAHNLLTAACSFNRVVLLFSTMTILQAMVGKGRLHIVDYGMHHGFHWADLLRLLASREGGPPKVKVTAIGHPDLRPCSIEQIEEIGYRLSKCAHEFGVPFNFYAIRKKWEEVSIEDLNTDAGEVLIVNDHLNFNTLMDESIFFDDPSPKNIVLHNIRKMRPAVFIQSIVNSSYGASYLSRFREVVFYFSAIFDMFDATIPRDSKCRVVLEQDLFGCFALNAIACEGTDRINRPEKYKQWHARNQRAGLRQLPLEPSIVNALKDEVMRCYHRDFLICEDGQWLLHGWMGRILFAQSTWVADDTS; encoded by the coding sequence ATGGCCACCACCCCAGATGAACTTTTCGTGGAGGGTCTCACTGAGATGTCACCACAGTCACCATCTGTCTTCCTTGACGTGTTTTCGCCGAAGCCTGATGACAGAAGTGAGGGCTGCCACCATGTCCCTAGTGACATGATGCTCCCCTACATCTCACGCATGCTCATGGAGGATGACATTGATGACAAGCCTGCTGATCACCCTGCGCTACTCCAGGTGCAGCAACCCTTTGCTCAaatcctctcctccccttcatTTGGCTCTAATCATGGTGACACAGAAGGAGCCAATGATTTGTTGCAAGATAGCAGTGGTGATGAGAGGACACTCCACCTGGCCTTATCCAAGGGTACATTTGCTGTGGGGGCGTTCTTGAAGGGCATGAAAGAGGCCAATATGCTCTTGCCCATAGCTAATAATGGCTTCAGAAGGGATGAGCTGGTGAATCAAATGGTCAGCGAAAGCAGTAATCATAGTGGGGCCAAGAAGAGGTATGCTAGAGATGACCATATAGAGGAGGGGGAGGCAAGAAGGACCAGCAAATCTCTGATGAGGATCAAGGAGCCTAAGGATATTTGTGCCCATGAGATGTTAGACGATATGATGTTACGTGGCACTGAGCCATGCATCATCAGATGCATGGAGAAGCTTCGCATTGCCATGGCCAATGGGACAGAGAAGACCACCAGGAAGGGCAGTAGGAATGCGGTGGCGAAGAACGTAGTCGACATACGCACAAAGTTGATCCTCTGTGCGCAGGCGGTGGCAGCAAACGACGACATGACAGCGAGGGAGCTACTGAAGCAGATCAAGCGACATGCATCAGAAACTGGGGATGTCACACAACGGCTAGCTCAATGTTTTGCAAAGGGGCTGGAGGCACGGCTAGTAGGCATGGGGAGCCAGGTTTGGCAGCTGCGCACGGCGGATCGCCTGCGGCCGACGACCGTAGAGTTCCTCAAGGCGCACAACCTCCTCACGGCTGCCTGCAGCTTCAACAGGGTGGTGCTCCTTTTTTCCACAATGACCATCTTGCAGGCCATGGTGGGGAAGGGAAGGCTACACATTGTTGACTATGGTATGCATCACGGGTTCCATTGGGCAGACTTGCTCCGCTTGCTGGCGAGTAGAGAAGGCGGCCCGCCAAAGGTGAAGGTCACCGCCATAGGCCATCCAGATCTCAGGCCATGTTCAATTGAGCAAATTGAGGAGATAGGGTACCGTCTCAGCAAGTGTGCCCATGAGTTTGGCGTGCCATTCAATTTCTATGCTATTAGGAAGAAGTGGGAGGAAGTTTCCATCGAGGACTTGAACACAGATGCGGGTGAGGTGCTCATCGTGAACGACCACCTTAACTTCAACACATTGATGGATGAGAGCATATTCTTTGATGACCCAAGCCCCAAAAATATCGTCTTGCATAACATAAGGAAGATGAGGCCAGCTGTCTTCATCCAGAGCATTGTGAATAGTTCGTACGGTGCCTCCTACTTGTCGCGATTTCGAGAGGTGGTGTTCTATTTCTCGGCAATATTTGACATGTTTGATGCAACCATCCCACGGGATAGTAAGTGTCGAGTGGTGCTAGAGCAAGATTTATTTGGATGTTTTGCACTGAATGCCATTGCCTGCGAGGGTACAGACAGGATAAATCGCCCTGAGAAGTATAAACAGTGGCATGCGAGAAACCAGAGGGCAGGTCTGAGGCAGCTGCCATTGGAACCATCCATTGTTAACGCATTGAAGGACGAGGTCATGAGGTGCTACCATAGGGACTTTTTGATATGTGAAGATGGCCAATGGCTATTGCATGGGTGGATGGGACGCATCCTTTTTGCCCAGTCGACATGGGTAGCAGACGACACCTCTTAG
- the LOC101766183 gene encoding scarecrow-like protein 33 produces MATTPDELFVEGLTEKSPQSPSVFLDVFSPKPDDRSEGCHHVPSDMMLPYISRMLMEDDIDDKPSDHPALLQVQQPFAQILSSPSFGSNHGDTEGANDLLQDSSGDERTLHLALSKGTYAVGAFLKGMKEANMLLPIANNGFRRDKLVNQMVSESSNHSGAKKRYARDDHIEEGEARRTSKSLMRVTEPKDTCAHEMLDDMMLRGTETSIIRCMEKLRIAMANGAEKTTRKGSRNAVAKNIVDIRTTLILCAQAVAANDDMTASELLKQIKQHASETGDVTQRLAQCFAKGLEARLVGMGSQVWQLWQLRMADRLSIVELLEARNLYAAACSFNKVVLLFSTMTILQAMVGKGRLHIVDYGMRYGFHWADLLRLLASREGGPPKVKITAIGPPNLRPCPTEQIEEIGYRLSKCAHEFGVPFNFYAIRKKWEEVSIEDLNTDAGEVLIVNDRLNFNSLMDESIFFDDPSPKDIVLHNIRKMRPAIFIQSIVNSSYGSSYLSRFREVVFYFSAIFDLFDATIPRDSKLRVVLEQDLFGGLALNAIACEGTDLMNRPEKYKQWHARNQRAGLRQLPLKPSIVNALKDEVMRCYHRDFLICEDGQWLLQGWMGRILFAQSTWVADDTS; encoded by the coding sequence ATGGCCACCACCCCAGATGAACTTTTCGTGGAGGGTCTCACTGAGAAGTCACCACAGTCACCATCTGTTTTCCTTGACGTGTTTTCGCCGAAGCCTGATGACAGAAGTGAGGGCTGCCACCATGTCCCTAGTGACATGATGCTCCCCTACATCTCACGCATGCTCATGGAGGATGACATTGATGACAAGCCTTCTGATCACCCTGCGCTACTCCAGGTGCAGCAACCCTTTGCTCAaatcctctcctccccttcatTTGGCTCTAATCATGGTGACACAGAAGGAGCCAATGATTTGTTGCAAGATAGCAGCGGTGATGAGAGGACACTCCACCTGGCCTTATCCAAGGGTACATATGCTGTGGGGGCGTTCTTGAAGGGCATGAAAGAGGCCAATATGCTCTTGCCCATAGCTAATAATGGCTTCAGAAGGGATAAGCTGGTGAATCAAATGGTCAGCGAAAGCAGTAATCATAGTGGGGCCAAGAAGAGGTATGCTAGAGATGACCATATAGAGGAGGGGGAGGCAAGAAGGACCAGCAAATCTCTGATGAGGGTCACGGAGCCTAAGGATACTTGTGCCCACGAGATGTTAGACGATATGATGTTACGTGGCACTGAGACATCCATCATCAGATGCATGGAGAAGCTTCGCATTGCCATGGCCAATGGGGCAGAGAAGACCACCAGGAAAGGCAGTAGGAATGCGGTGGCGAAGAACATAGTCGACATACGCACAACTTTGATCCTCTGtgcgcaggcggtggcggcaaaCGACGACATGACAGCGAGTGAGCTACTGAAGCAGATCAAGCAACATGCATCAGAAACTGGGGATGTCACACAACGGCTAGCTCAATGTTTTGCAAAGGGGCTGGAGGCACGGCTAGTAGGCATGGGGAGCCAGGTTTGGCAGCTTTGGCAGTTGCGCATGGCGGATCGCCTGTCGATCGTAGAGTTGCTCGAGGCGCGCAACCTTTACGCGGCTGCCTGCAGCTTCAACAAGGTGGTGCTCCTTTTTTCCACAATGACCATCTTGCAGGCCATGGTGGGGAAGGGAAGGCTACACATTGTTGACTATGGTATGCGTTACGGGTTCCATTGGGCAGACTTGCTCCGCTTGCTGGCGAGTAGAGAAGGCGGCCCGCCAAAAGTGAAGATCACCGCCATAGGCCCTCCAAATCTCAGGCCATGTCCAACTGAGCAAATTGAGGAGATAGGGTACCGTCTCAGCAAGTGTGCCCATGAGTTCGGCGTGCCATTCAATTTCTATGCTATTAGGAAGAAGTGGGAGGAAGTTTCCATCGAGGACTTGAACACGGATGCGGGTGAGGTGCTCATCGTGAACGACCGGCTTAATTTCAACTCATTGATGGATGAGAGCATATTCTTTGATGACCCAAGCCCCAAAGATATCGTCTTGCATAACATAAGGAAGATGAGGCCAGCTATCTTCATCCAGAGCATTGTGAATAGTTCGTATGGTTCCTCCTACTTGTCGCGATTTCGAGAGGTGGTGTTCTATTTCTCGGCAATATTTGACTTGTTTGATGCAACCATCCCACGGGATAGTAAGTTGCGAGTGGTGCTAGAGCAAGACTTATTTGGAGGTCTTGCACTGAATGCCATTGCCTGCGAGGGTACAGACCTGATGAATCGTCCTGAGAAGTATAAACAGTGGCATGCGAGAAACCAGAGGGCGGGCCTGAGGCAGCTGCCACTAAAACCATCCATTGTTAACGCATTGAAGGACGAGGTCATGAGGTGCTACCATAGGGACTTTTTGATCTGTGAAGATGGCCAATGGCTACTGCAAGGGTGGATGGGACGCATCCTTTTTGCCCAGTCGACGTGGGTAGCAGACGACACCTCTTAG
- the LOC101754667 gene encoding uncharacterized protein LOC101754667, producing the protein MGWQWKGKDVTAQPHRRRRSFSSQILSWRRQGGVGGGGENRRGNRGGGGVGASDRDKCPSGSSVLSSHGGGSRPAGSPARRRSPRRGSSPRRSQRRRRGSLRTLAQCLGAVGALAGLVGVLYFNKDADESAGEEARKEVAEREVVKEPYLSREAAIKAGFVGKDGQVNWPGYYDYVNSQTNYGRMPLHNREVSVKEASDREAVKKQEDGVIVKVDEATMKARFQDWMEQYGWSYRTEKEKAHRHSGDFDWERYIDHINNMAAHGWYIGREEFSVSEAVKQRCKELATNHAEGRSQMDNSKTEKR; encoded by the exons ATGGGGTGGCAGTGGAAGGGAAAGGATGTGACGGCACAGCCGCACAGGAGGAGACGGAGCTTCTCGAGTC AAATCCTGTCGTGGCGGCGGcaaggcggcgtcggcggcggaggagagaaTCGACGAGGAAatcgaggcggcggaggggtggGAGCGAGCGACAGAGATAAATGTCCCTCCGGCTCCTCGGTTCTCTCCTCACACGGAGGCGGTTCTCGCCCCGCGGGATCACCCGCGCGCAGGCGGAGTCCTCGCCGGGGATCGTCACCCAGGCGGTCccagcgtcggcggcggggatCTCTCCGCACCCTTGCTCAGTGCCTTGGTGCCGTGGGTGCGCTGGCGGGATTGGTCGGAGTTCTGTACTTCAACAAAGATGCAGATGAGTCAG CTGGCGAGGAGGCCAGGAAGGAGGTGGCTGAGAGGGAGGTCGTCAAGGAGCCGTACCTTAGTCGGGAGGCAGCCATCAAGGCAGGGTTCGTGGGCAAAGATGGCCAAGTCAACTGGCCTGGGTACTATGATTACGTCAACTCTCAAACAAATTACGGGCGGATGCCTCTGCACAACAGAGAGGTGTCTGTTAAGGAGGCGAGTGACCGGGAAGCTGTGAAGAAGCAGGAAGACGGTGTGATTGTGAAGGTCGATGAGGCAACCATGAAGGCCAGGTTTCAGGACTGGATGGAGCAGTATGGCTGGTCATACAGGACTGAGAAGGAGAAGGCTCACCGCCATAGCGGTGACTTTGACTGGGAGAGGTACATTGATCACATCAACAATATGGCTGCTCATGGCTGGTATATCGGCCGTGAAGAGTTCAGTGTCAGTGAGGCTGTGAAGCAG AGGTGCAAGGAACTAGCGACAAACCATGCAGAAGGAAGAAGTCAAATGGACAACAGCAAGACAGAGAAGAGGTGA
- the LOC101755082 gene encoding uncharacterized protein LOC101755082 isoform X1, translated as MAGGSGEAAMSPPSSGGSGSGGGKRGRDPEEDVYVDNLHSHKRYLSEIMASSLNGLSVGDSLPDNIMESPVRSETASSFRDEILSQYSPMSEDSDDYRCYDTQLNPSANAMISPSTSPMSSPLRHQKPQSPLLPSNPYPLPSCSLSSVVCSHARRGSDNEGRFPSSPNDMCHGADLRRTALLRSVQMRVQGPPAYDLPFGIRQEQEHVHEHEDGHGHEHLEGLERVERSSSCSKSIDDEVGYQRPDHDFGRPEHDIVYIDSCASDDCPSDPKFKQEDKSHCKFDTSMDKNR; from the exons ATGGCGGGCGGAAGCGGCGAGGCGGCAatgtcgccgccgtcctccgggggtagcggcagcggcggagggaaGCGCGGCCGGGACCCGGAGGAGGATGTGTACGTCGACAACCTCCACTCCCACAAGCGGTACCTCAGCGAG ATAATGGCGTCCAGCCTGAATGGATTGTCTGTTGGAGATTCACTGCCTGACAACATCATGGAGTCCCCTGTGAGGTCAGAGACTGCTTCGAGCTTCAG GGATGAGATACTATCCCAATACTCACCAATGTCAGAAGACTCAGATGACTACAGGTGCTATGACACTCAATTAAACCCCAGTGCTAATGCGATGATCAGCCCTTCAACTAGTCCAATGTCATCTCCTCTCCGACACCAGAAACCACAATCTCCTTTGTTACCTTCAAACCCCTACCCTCTCCCAAGCTGCTCCCTCTCATCAGTGGTCTGCTCACATGCTCGTCGTGGCTCCGACAATGAAGGCCGGTTCCCATCCTCACCAAATGACATGTGCCATGGGGCAGATCTGAGGCGAACAGCACTGCTGAGGTCAGTGCAAATGAGGGTGCAAGGACCCCCTGCGTATGACCTGCCATTCGGCATcagacaagaacaagaacatgtTCACGAGCATGAAGATGGACATGGGCATGAGCATCTAGAGGGTTTGGAACGGGTGGAAAGATCATCCTCTTGCAGTAAGTCAATCGATGATGAAGTTGGGTACCAAAGGCCAGATCATGATTTTGGGCGACCGGAGCATGATATAGTTTACATCGACAGCTGCGCATCAGATGATTGTCCAAGTGACCCAAAGTTTAAGCAAGAAGACAAGAGCCATTGTAAATTTGATACCAGTATGGATAAGAATAGATAG
- the LOC101755082 gene encoding uncharacterized protein LOC101755082 isoform X2 gives MQIMASSLNGLSVGDSLPDNIMESPVRSETASSFRDEILSQYSPMSEDSDDYRCYDTQLNPSANAMISPSTSPMSSPLRHQKPQSPLLPSNPYPLPSCSLSSVVCSHARRGSDNEGRFPSSPNDMCHGADLRRTALLRSVQMRVQGPPAYDLPFGIRQEQEHVHEHEDGHGHEHLEGLERVERSSSCSKSIDDEVGYQRPDHDFGRPEHDIVYIDSCASDDCPSDPKFKQEDKSHCKFDTSMDKNR, from the exons ATGCAGATAATGGCGTCCAGCCTGAATGGATTGTCTGTTGGAGATTCACTGCCTGACAACATCATGGAGTCCCCTGTGAGGTCAGAGACTGCTTCGAGCTTCAG GGATGAGATACTATCCCAATACTCACCAATGTCAGAAGACTCAGATGACTACAGGTGCTATGACACTCAATTAAACCCCAGTGCTAATGCGATGATCAGCCCTTCAACTAGTCCAATGTCATCTCCTCTCCGACACCAGAAACCACAATCTCCTTTGTTACCTTCAAACCCCTACCCTCTCCCAAGCTGCTCCCTCTCATCAGTGGTCTGCTCACATGCTCGTCGTGGCTCCGACAATGAAGGCCGGTTCCCATCCTCACCAAATGACATGTGCCATGGGGCAGATCTGAGGCGAACAGCACTGCTGAGGTCAGTGCAAATGAGGGTGCAAGGACCCCCTGCGTATGACCTGCCATTCGGCATcagacaagaacaagaacatgtTCACGAGCATGAAGATGGACATGGGCATGAGCATCTAGAGGGTTTGGAACGGGTGGAAAGATCATCCTCTTGCAGTAAGTCAATCGATGATGAAGTTGGGTACCAAAGGCCAGATCATGATTTTGGGCGACCGGAGCATGATATAGTTTACATCGACAGCTGCGCATCAGATGATTGTCCAAGTGACCCAAAGTTTAAGCAAGAAGACAAGAGCCATTGTAAATTTGATACCAGTATGGATAAGAATAGATAG